AAAAAAATAACTTAAGTAACCATAATTAATGATGTCCTTCTTCTACAGCCTGACCAAAATAAATGGCAGAAAGTAGTGTAAATACATAGGCCTGTAAGATAGCCACCAGTAGTTTTAATAAAAACATAAAAGTGCCAAAAGGCACACTAACCACAACACCCACCAACATACTTTTCATGCTAAAAACCATACCTATGATGCTTAGCAGGATGATATGGCCAGCTGTAATATTTGCAAATAGCCTAATCATAAGTGAAAAAAACTTTGTAAAAATACCCAAGATCTCTACTGGAATCATAATGGGAAGCAACCATTTTGGGACTCCTGATGGCTTAAATATATGGGACCAATATTGTTTATTACCATTGAAAATAGTGATAAAGGTAGTAAAAGCCGCTAATACTAAGGTAACAGAAATACTGCCAGTTACATTAGCACCACCAGGTAAAAGCCCCAGGAGGTTATTAATCCATATAAATGAGAAAATAGTTAAGAGATAAGGTAAAAACCTTGCATAATGTTTTTTGCCTATATTTGGAATAGCTATTTCATCTTTTATAAGGGATATGTATAAATCTATAAAGGACAAGTATCTTTTTGGGGCAATTAGAGGTTCCTTTTTGAATCTTTTTGCAGCCAATAATAATCCTACTACAAGTAGTAGTACGCTCAAAAACATTGCAGCTACATTTTTAGTAATCGACAGATCATAAACAGATCTTGTTGGATCTAAACATTGAATTTTTTCATTTAATAAGAGGTAATCCTGAAAGGATACTGAATGATGATGTGCATCAAAAAAACGAGCAGAAGAAAAACATTCAAGACCCCTATCTGTAGAAAAAAGGATAACAGGCAATGGCAATACGATATGATGGCCTGATACAGTTGCAAAATGCCAACTATGTGCATCTGTTACATGTTCCATTACAAAATCGTCCTGATGGTTTGTGGCAGATTGTGCATGTACTGGTATATACAAGAACACACCTAATAAAATTAGGATGAAAAAATAAAAAATTTTTTTTAAATACCTTTCTCCTTCTTCCATGAGTGCTTAATGGTGACAAAGTAACCTCATCCTTTCAATAATAAATTGTATAGTTAAGACTAGATCCTATGATGCTAGGCTAGCTTCCTATCCACTCTATCCACTAATGTACGTAGTTGTAAGTAATTATTCAAAACATTGTATATAATACCAATGGTATTATTATGTTTTTTATAACATTTATTCAGAATTACAGCAAAAAAATAGATGATATAAATCGACTAAAAAAACATTTGTATCGCATGTTTGTCTCTTGTACGGTACTGTGAATGCCTATGTGGAAACTTAGGAGCCTTAATACTTGTTGTGGTTTTAAAAAAAGATCCATTAACTTGTCAAAGTTGCTTCTATCTTATAATGGAATAAAAATACTATTAAGATAGAGGTGATAAAAAGTTGTTGAAAATCAGGCATTAGCATGTGTAGACACATTACTTGGATTATATATTTTATCCCACACACACAACGAGCAATGGATAGGTATAATCTATAATCCAATACTCAGGAACACTACAACCGCTTAGGCTGCATTCTCAACAAAAGTGTATTTTTTAACCATTTAAACAGTTTTTATAATGAAATTTTTATCAAATATATTGATTTTAGCTGCTTTTTTGACAAGTGGATGCCATCATGCATCTAAAGAATTAAGGGCAATAGATGAACAATCAGTGGTTCCATACGATGGTCCGCCGCAGGAGGGAAGAAATAGTGAGAAAATTCCAAAACCTATTACTCAAGCTGCTACAAAGCAACTGATTCATAACACCGCACCAGGAGAGGTATTATGTGTATGGGTTACACCTGATGGATTTAAAGATCTAGGCCTAGATTTTAATCAATTTGTAACCGTATTGCAGGAAGGTCATCAAGAACAGATTTGTTTTATTATGCAAGAAGCATTACGAGAGTTAGCTCCTATTATACATCAATATGTCCAAATGCATCCTACGACAGTTCGTGCCATAGAAGTAGCAGATCCTTATGATTTTGCTGAATTGACATCCAAGACAAACGTAGGTGCAGGAGGGGGGATTAAAACTGGCTATACAAAAAATCATATAGGGGGGTATACAGCCTTCCGGAACACCATACGCGTTTCTAGCAATTGGGAAACGTTAGATATTTCTAAAATTGAAGCTGCTTTTAGTCAGATCCCTGCTCAAGTTGAAGGTTGGTCTTGTGGTCCTAACTCTGGTGCTAGGGCTTTGATACTTGCAGGTCAACCTCTAAATAGTGAGACTTTAGCACCATGGAATGACCCAAGTGGATTTGCCTTTTTTTTACAAAATTGTCCTAAAGCTACTGAGATAGCTGGAGAAAGAGCTGATGTTACTCGTGGAATTGGGATTGGAGGTTTGATAGGTGGAATACTCCTAACCACTATTTGCCCTCCTGTTGGTATTCCTTTATTAGTAGGAGGGGGAATAACAGCAGGAGCTGGTGTTGCTACACGTGCTATAACAGATCATAATACTACTGGGCCTACCCCTTATTATCTATCTGAATATATTGATCGCCATTTATCGGATGGGTATAAGGATACTAAGGTCTGTAGCTACGACCATTTTAAAGATTGTGCAGCAGTTATGGAGCAAGATATGGTAGAATACAAAGATCCTGTGATTGTCTTTTTTCTATATGAACCAACATTATGGCACTATGCAAATGTAATTGGATGTGAGAGAGATGGGCAGTCTGTTTCTAAATTTATGATCTTAAATACTGATCAAAATTTTTATTGGCTTAGTTATGAGAATATGAAATATTTGATGCGTAATGACTATCGTTTCAATACATTTTTTGCATGCAAGGGAGATATAAGAAAGTATACCATAATCCGTTTTTACAAAAAGTAAATTAGATCTATTTATGTGTTGGTCAACGACTTGGTACTTCTAGAGGAAGTACCAAGTCGTTTTTTCTGACTTAAGGCAGGGATAATCCATCTATTCAAATCATAGCTGGCTGTAAAAAGGTGACCTGTCATACCAGAAGTTGCCATAGTTGGAATCATATAGTGAAAGGAAAAGCCCATGTCCATTTCGTATCCTATGCCAAAAAAATATAAGCCCAAATGCCACCAGCTAGCAAAAATAGTTTGTACAGGTATATGGCTATACTTACTTCCTCTTCTTTTCCATTGAGTATGAAAAGTATCATAGGCTTCTTTATAAGCTGGTGTCCAGTATCCTTTTTTATCCTTCTCATCAAGCGCAGCATAAGCAGCTGATTGCATAAATTCACCCTCAGGATCTAATGCTTTGGCCGTAAGCATAAAAGAGATATCACATCCAAATAACCAACAAAATCGCCTCCGTTTACCTATGTAAAATTTTCCGATAATAGGTATATGGATACTTTTGACATATAGTGGTATGCTGGGCTCATCACAGCACCTAAATGGTGCCTGGGGATGGATGGCTTGTCTTCGAGCACCAATATGTATGGAACGAAAAAGGAGCCCAATTTCCCAACCAGTACTACTATATAATAGTGCATCCCATTTTCTTTTTGAGACAGAGGCTACAAATAACCCTATGGACTGACCTTCACCTATAGAAAAAGTGCTCCAAAAAAATCCATGATATTCAAACTTAGGGCCAAATTTTAGATAACCTTCTGTGGAAGTAGATGTTGCTGTGGCTGTAATCTGCCACATAAAGCTATGAATTAACAATAGAAATATAAACTTGCGCATAACATTATCGATTTAAGTATACATTAGTGTATGTTAAACATAATTGTAACATATTTAAAGTCTGCTTATGCATGTACAAGTCGAACATGCATATTTCTTTTATAGATCGCTTTGTCCTAATATGGGTATAGTATTGGTGTTTTCCTTAGGGTTACCACATTTTTTTTCATCCTTTATAGCAGGAATTAGGAATTTATTTACATCATAGCCAATGGTAAAGATAAAACCTAGCGTTCTGAATGTTTCTGTAGCCATAATGTTAAAATGAAAATCCAATCCCATCTCCATTTCATATCCTATACCGGCACCGATGCCAAAATGCCACCGCCTGCCAAAAATAGTTTGCACAGGTATATGCGTATAGGTATAATCTGTTCGATAACCTGGTGGTATTTTTTTTATTTTGTTATTTGTATCAAGCGCAATATTATTGAACGATTTCGTAAATAATATGCCACCAGGATCTGATATCTTGGCTGTCAATATATAAGAAATATCAAACCCAAATAACCAACAAAACCGTCTTCGTTGACCAACATACATTTTTTCTGTTATGGGTATATGGATGCTCTTGACATATAGAGGTGTTTTTCGGTCAATATCATATTCAAGTAGTCTCTTTGGGTCAATTTCATGCCCTTCGGCATTAATACATGTTGCATGAAAAAAACATCCAACTTCCCAGCCATCATTTGGGCGTGAGTCATTGGTTTGTGAAACATGGGATAGAAATAGACCTACTGGCCAGCCAGAGCTATAGGGAGCCTTTATCCAATGGAGACCCACTTCCCAGAATCCATGATATCCAATCTTAGGACCAAATTTTAGATAACCTTCCGTGGGAGTGGGAGTGGATGTTGCTGTGGCTGGGATCTGCCACGTCAGGCTATGAACCAACAATAGAAATATAAACTTCCGCATAACATACTCGTTTGAGTACAAATTACGGTGTATTTATAGTAAACACAATAGTGAGGTATTTCAAGAAATGTTATTTATATTACTTGGGATTGGCATAGTCGAACGGAATAGGTGATCCATGTATCAACTATCCACTACACATCAAGCATTCTTGTTCTATTTCTACATCAGGGCTTGCCTCTTGGATAGGGGAGACTCGATCTTCCTGTACCGTAAGTGTTTTTTTCTGTATAGTGAATTTAATCGCATCTGCAGCTGCCTTAGTGCGCAAATAATACATACCTGTTTTGAGTCCTTTTTTCCAACCATAAAAGTGCATAGAGGTTAGTTTACCCATGGTAGCATCTTGCATATGGAGATTGAGACTTTGGCTTTGACAGATGTAGGGTGCTCGGTCTGCAGCCATATCAATAATGGATTTCTGAGGAATCTCCCAAACAGTTCTATACAGATTTTTAATGTATTGCGGAATAGCTTCAATATGTTGGATAGACCCATTACCAATCATAATGGCTTCTTTCATTTGTTCATTCCACAAACCGAGTCGAATCAAGTCTTCTAATAAATATTTGTTTACAATAATAAATTCACCAGAAAGGACTCGTCTGGTATAAATATTAGAAGTATAGGGTTCAAAGCATTCGTTGTTGCCCAATATTTGGGATGTAGAGGCTGTGGGCATGGGTGCCACCAAGAGAGAATTTCTTACTCCATATTGGAGGACTTCTTTACGCAACATATCCCAATTCCACCTACCAGAAGAAGGCGTTACGCCCCACATATCAAATTGGAAAATACCTTGAGCAATGGGTGATCCAGGATAGCTTTCATAAACGCCTTCTTTTTGTGCCAAGTCTTTAGAAGCCGTTACGGCTGCAAAGTAAATGGTTTCAAAAATTTCTTTATTTAGTTTTCGTGCCTCAGCGCTATCAAAGACCAGTTTCATTTTAAGAAATGCATCTGCTAAGCCCTGTACGCCAATGCCAATAGGTCTATGTTTTAAATTAGAGTAGGATGCTTCTGCCACAGGGTAATAGTTTCTGTCAATAACCTTATTAAGGTTTTTGGTGACTACATAAGCTACCTGATACAGTTTGGTATGGTCAAAAGACCTGTCTGCTGTTACAAACATGGGTAGAGAAATAGAGGCAAGGTTACACACCGCAACCTCGTCTGGAGCAGTATATTCTATGATTTCGGTGCAGAGGTTGCTGGATTTTATAACACCTAGATTTTTTTGATTGGATTTTGCATTTGCAGCGTCTTTATAGAGCATATAAGGTGTGCCTGTTTCTATTTGGGAATCTAGGATAGCAAACCAAAGCTCTTGTGCTTTTATAGATTTTCGTGCTTTCCCTTCTCTTTCATACTGTTTGTATTTTTGTTCAAATGCTGTTCCATAACAATCTGATAGACCTGGGGCTTCATTGGGACAAAAAAGCGACCAAGTTTCATTTTCTTCCACACGTTGCATAAACAAATCTGGAATCCAAAGTCCATAAAAAAGATCTCTTGCCCTTCGTTCTTCTTTACCATGGTTTTTTTTAAGATCTAAAAAATCAAAAATATCTGCATGCCATGGCTCCATATAGATAGCAAAACTTCCTTTACGTCTTCCTCCTCCTTGGTCTACATACCTAGCTGTCATATCAAAATTCCGTAACATAGGTACAATACCATTAGAGACACCATTGGTTCCCCGAATATAAGAACCTGTTGCCCGTATATTATGGATACTTAACCCAATGCCCCCTGCAGATTGTGATATCTTTGCACATTGTGTGAGCGTATTGTAAATACCTTGAATGCTATCGTCTTGCATCATTAATAAGAAACAAGAAGAAAGTTGAGGCTTCGGTGTGCCTGCATTAAAAAGCGTAGGCGTTGCATGTGTAAACCACTTTTCAGACATAAAATTATATGTATCGAGCACAGCATCTAGGTTATCACCATGAATACCTACAGCTACACGCATCAACATATATTGCGGACGTTCTACTATTTTCCCATTTATTTTCAACAAGTAAGATCGTTCCAGTGTTTTAAATCCAAAATAATCATATGAGAAATCGCGTTCATGAACAATGGCGTTGTCTAAATACGCTGCATGTTCAGCTATCACTTTATATACATCCTTGGCTATAATAGAAGCATTTTCTCCAGTTATAGGATTGACATAGGTATAGAGCCTTTTTATAGTACTGGAAAAGGATTTACTGGTTTCTTTATGCAGATTAGAAACCGCTATTCGTGCAGCTATGATAGCGTAATCTGGGTGATATACCGTCATAGCTGCTGCAGTTTCTGCAGCTAAATTATCTATTTCTGAAGTAGTTACACGATCGTGAATGCCGTCAATGATTTTTTTAACCATGGCAATCGTATCGATATAATCCATATTTAGCCCATAGCAAAGTTTTTCTATGCGCAGGGTTATTTTATCGAATTTGACTGACTCTAAGCGGCCATCTCGTTTTACAACTACCATTTATTTGCTTATAATATGAATTTATTAACAATGATAATAAGATCATTATATCTAACTATTCCCTTGTTGACCTCTTGTCCGAACTACTACAAAATTAATCAAATTTCATTCCATCCCCTAGCTATGCATTTTCTTTTCAAGAGCTATAACATATGGAATGTGCAATATTATAATAAAATATATACGGTATTATATCAGAATTTCAATGATAAAATTATTTTAATTAAGAGAGATTAAAAACGTTTTTTATAAAGATCCTTTGAGGAAATAACTTTAATTTTTTTAACTTCAGCAGGACTTTCGCAATTTTAGCTAAAAACTACATTTTTTGTTGATTATACAAATTATTAAACATAACCGTATCTAAAAAAGCAAGCATTATTGCCGGTTTTGCGAAAGCCCTATTCCGTTTTCCTTAAAAGATACCTCTACAAATTTTACCTACTTGTCGATTAAAACTCTTCGTCTAATGTAAAGCGTGCTTTATCTTTATCCTGAGAGATACTACCCATTACACCAGATTTCTGGTATTCTGCTACTCTTTTTTCAAAGAAATTTGTTTTTCCCTGTAATGCAATCATTTCCATAAAATCAAATGGATTGGTTACATTGTAGATTCTCTTGCATCCTAGTTCGAGGAGTAGTCTATCCGCAACAAACTGAATATATTGGATCATTAAATCTGCATTCATGCCAATTAATCTAACAGGTAAGGCATCAGCTACAAACTCACTTTCAATAGCAACTGCATCAGCTATAATTTTACCAACTTGTTCCTGGGGAAGCTTATATTTAATATGCTGGTTATAAAGTAAACATGCAAAATCACAATGCAATCCCTCATCTCGAGAAATAAGTTCATTAGAGAAGGTTAGGCCTGGCATTAGTCCTCTTTTCTTAAGCCAAAAAATAGCACAAAAGCTACCAGAAAAAAAGATGCCCTCTACTGCTGCAAAAGCGATCAGTCGTTCTGCAAATGAACCTTCATTGATCCAGCGTAGTGCCCAATCTGCCTTTTTCTTAACCCAATCAATGGTTTCAATAGCATTAAATAATCGATGACGTTCTTTAGGATCTTTTATATAGGTATCAATAAGTAAAGAATAAGTTTCAGAATGAATATTTTCGATAGCTATCTGGAAACCATAAAAAAACTTTGCTTCTGTGTACTGGACTTCATTGGCAAAATTTTGAACCAAATTTTCATTAACAATACCATCACTGGCTGCAAAAAAGGCTAGTACATGTGTGATAAAATGTTTTTCGTCTGATGTTAGCTCTTCCCAGTCCTTTATATCTTGACTAAGATCTATTTCTTCTGCTGTCCAAAAACTGGCTTCTGCTTGTTTGTAAAAACTCCAAATATCATGATATTCAATTGGGAATAATACAAATCTATTTTTGTTTTCTTGCAGAAGTGGCTCATCCATTTCAGTATTAACTTTCATATTCGTTCTGATAATTATTGTTTTTGAAACAAGTAGTTCCGTACAGTAAGTGTACGAAAATTATATAATGACCCGCATAACAAACTTAGGAAAATGATCCCAAAGGTTCAAGAAATATGCGCGTATTGATTTGAAGTTTATTTTATGAGTATATCGAGAATATTAGGGAATGATGCAAAAATATCACACATATCCCCACTCAAACTATTTTTAATCTCTATACGGTTAGTACGAAAAGAAGAACCAAATAAAGTATCAAGGTCATTTATAGGATATTCAAATTTTCTATTTGCTTTAGGGGACTTTGTCTTTAGATGGTCTATGATAATAGTTACTAGATGGCATATGTCATGTCTGTTTTCTTGTGATATGAATTGAGTAAAATACCCTACATTGGTTGGTAGCATGTTATTGATTTCTGGAACAATTAGAATTATTTTTACTGCTTTTAAGAGCACGTCTTGCATTGTTTTAAGCTTTTCTTTCTGAATACTTAAAAGTTTATTAGCAACTATTTCAGCTAAATGCTCTAGCTTTATTATCTCTGTACTATGCCCTGTTGCTTCTAATGCACCTGCATACCAACAACTAAAATTTTCAGTAAAATAATTTCCAGAATCAATTGTAGTAAAAATAAGGACTTTATTTTGCATGGCATGTCACTTCTTTTTTTATATTTTAGAGATATAACTAATAGATTAATAAACGAGTAACGTCTTGCTCTACTATTCATTATAACTGATTATGTTGCATTTTCACAGACTTGCAAATGCAGAATGATTGAATATTGTACATTTAACCATGCTTGACTATCGATAAAGGCCCTCTGTACATTTGGTAAATGTAGTAAATATTTAGCTTAATTCGATAATATCAAGAGGCAAAAAAACATATAACTATGATGTATAAGCATATATATCAAGTGTAAACAATTTTTGATGAATTAAGCAAAAAGCAAGTGAGTATATGAGAAATTTAGGTATTTTTAGATACGTAAAAGCATAGGCTCTTTTCGTCAATGGATTTTCCTTTATTTTTTGCATAGAAATGGCGAAAAGTAGCGTTGTAGTATGTTTCGAAAGAGATTTAAAATATGAAGGGAGAGAATAAGAAAACAATGTCTATGAACCTAATAGATTTCTAAAGCTTTATTTGAAGTATTTGGATTACAAGAATTATACGTTTCGTTCTTTTTTGTTAGGCTATTTTGTATTATATTTCTTATTATTCCCTTGTAATTAAGGATAGCATTTAAAGAATAAAATGGGCTTTTATACCCACATGTTATGTCAGATCATAAAGAATTTAAGCAGTTTGTAGTCAAAAGTGGTTACGCGAGTGGTTTACAAGTAGATAGTTATGTTTCCGATATTGAAAATATGACTCGATCGGTTATTGAAGAACGTCCAGCTCATTTCCGTGAAGTGGATGTTTTTTCTCGATTGATCATGGATCGAATTATTTTTCTAGGTACACAAGTCGATGATGCTATTGCTAATATCATTATTGCCCAATTGCTTTTTTTGGAATCTGTTGATTCCCGAAAAGATATTCTATTATACATTAATAGTCCAGGAGGGTCTGTGTATTCAGGATTAGGTATTTATGACACCATGCAATACATTTCGCCAAATGTGTCTACTATTTGTACGGGGCTTGCTGCCTCTATGGGAGCTATCTTATTAGCTGGTGGAGCAACAGGACAACGTTCTGCACTTCCACATGCACGAATTATGATCCACCAACCATTGGGAGGGGCTAAGGGGCCCGCTTCTGATATGGAGATTACGGTGCAGCAGATCATTGAAGTAAAAAAAGATTTACATAATATTTTGGTAAAGCATACAGGACGTGATTATGCTTCTGTAGCGCGTCATTCAGATAGAGACTACTGGATGCGTGCAGACCAGGCCAAAGAATATGGCATCATTGATTCCATATTAGAAAAAAAATCTAAACAGTAACACGTTATTGTATTATTGCTATGAGTATGAATGAGAAAACCTACTGTTCTTTTTGTCAAAGGAACAGTAATGTAGTTGGTATTATGGTTTCTGGTCCTGATGGTCGTATTTGTGATGACTGTGTAGTACAAGCTATGGAAGTTATTCAAACACAGAAGGGAAATGCCATGATTAACGAAATAAAACCTATTCACTTATTACCACCAAAAAAAATCAAGGACTATTTAGATGAATATGTAGTTGGCCAGGAAGAGCCCAAAAAGGCGCTATCGATTGCTGTTTATAATCACTATAAACGCCTAATGCAACCAATAAATAAAAAAAATGATGTTGTTATTGAAAAATCGAATATACTGCTTATTGGAGAAACAGGTACAGGAAAAACATATTTGGCCCGCACCTTAGCACAATTATTAGAAGTTCCTTTTTGTATTGTTGATGCAACAGTTTTCACAGAAGCAGGCTATGTAGGAGAAGATGTAGAAAGTATTATTACACGCTTATTACATGCTGCTAACTATGATGTTTCCGCAGCTGAACGAGGTATTATTTACATAGATGAAGTGGATAAAATTGCCTGTAAAGGAGATAATCCATCTATTACACGCGATGTAAGTGGTGAAGGTGTACAACAATCACTTTTAAAACTACTAGAAGGATCAATTATCAATGCCCCGCCACAAGGAGGAAGAAAGCATCCAGACCAAAAGTTGACAGCTGTAAATACAGAAAATATCCTATTTATTTGTGGAGGTGCTTTTGATGGTATTACTAGAACAATTGCGAATCGCTTCAATCTACAAACCATAGGTTTCTCTTCTGCTGCAAGACGTTCATCTGTTAAGCATGAAGAAAAAGATCTACACAAATATGTTTCGTCTGCAGATATAAAAGCTTATGGACTTATTCCAGAGTTAGTGGGCCGGCTACCCATTATAAGAGGTCTTGAACCACTTACACAAAGTAACCTAAGGCGTATTCTTACAGAACCTAAAAACGCTCTGGTCAAGCAATATATGAAATTGTTTGAAATGGATAAGATTGCACTTACTTTTACAGATGACACACTCGATTTTATTGCAGAACAAGCAATAGTGCTGAAATTAGGTGCAAGAGGATTGCGTTCTATTTGTGAAAATATTATGAGTGAGGCAATGTATACAGCTCCTTCATCCGAAAATATGGAAAAATTAGTTATTGATAAAGATTACGCAGTAGCACAACTTAATAAATCACGTATAGGACTAGTCCATCAGGAAAAAAATATTGAAAAAGAAAGTACAATGATGGCTGTATCTCAAGGATAGTTCCTTCTCTTTGCTTTTATATTTTAATTCTTGTGAATAATGCTACAACAGCGCCTATCAAAGTTGGTGTTTTTTTAGGAGGAAGTTCCAGAGAACGTGAAATTTCTTTTGCAAGTGGTCGTACCGTTTATGATCACTTAGATAGGAAACTTTTTGAACCAGTGCCTATATTTGTAGATAGCCTTAGAAATTTCATTCTACTTAACTGGCAATATCTTTACCAGGGTACGATTAGGGAGTTTTACCCTTCTGTATCAACATTTCCTAGTGTTTTTGGCATACCACTTTATATAGAATCTCTCCATGATGGTGATGCCCAGCATACAGAAAAATTCATCGAAACCATAGGGAAAAAGATAGAGGCTAGTGACTTTCACAAGCATTTTGATATAGCCTTTCTCTGTTTAAATGGCCCTTATGGAGAAGATGGTACGATTCAAGGTCTTTTAGAATGGTATGAAATACCTTATTCAGGAGCTGGTATTTTACCAAGCGCATTAGGTATTAATAAAGTTTTTCAGAAAAAACTTTTGAAGGATGCTGGAATTCTTACACCTTCTTCCATGATTTTGTTTCAAAAAGAATGGCTAA
The nucleotide sequence above comes from Cardinium endosymbiont of Culicoides punctatus. Encoded proteins:
- the atpB gene encoding F0F1 ATP synthase subunit A, with translation MEEGERYLKKIFYFFILILLGVFLYIPVHAQSATNHQDDFVMEHVTDAHSWHFATVSGHHIVLPLPVILFSTDRGLECFSSARFFDAHHHSVSFQDYLLLNEKIQCLDPTRSVYDLSITKNVAAMFLSVLLLVVGLLLAAKRFKKEPLIAPKRYLSFIDLYISLIKDEIAIPNIGKKHYARFLPYLLTIFSFIWINNLLGLLPGGANVTGSISVTLVLAAFTTFITIFNGNKQYWSHIFKPSGVPKWLLPIMIPVEILGIFTKFFSLMIRLFANITAGHIILLSIIGMVFSMKSMLVGVVVSVPFGTFMFLLKLLVAILQAYVFTLLSAIYFGQAVEEGHH
- a CDS encoding ribonucleoside-diphosphate reductase subunit alpha, which codes for MVVVKRDGRLESVKFDKITLRIEKLCYGLNMDYIDTIAMVKKIIDGIHDRVTTSEIDNLAAETAAAMTVYHPDYAIIAARIAVSNLHKETSKSFSSTIKRLYTYVNPITGENASIIAKDVYKVIAEHAAYLDNAIVHERDFSYDYFGFKTLERSYLLKINGKIVERPQYMLMRVAVGIHGDNLDAVLDTYNFMSEKWFTHATPTLFNAGTPKPQLSSCFLLMMQDDSIQGIYNTLTQCAKISQSAGGIGLSIHNIRATGSYIRGTNGVSNGIVPMLRNFDMTARYVDQGGGRRKGSFAIYMEPWHADIFDFLDLKKNHGKEERRARDLFYGLWIPDLFMQRVEENETWSLFCPNEAPGLSDCYGTAFEQKYKQYEREGKARKSIKAQELWFAILDSQIETGTPYMLYKDAANAKSNQKNLGVIKSSNLCTEIIEYTAPDEVAVCNLASISLPMFVTADRSFDHTKLYQVAYVVTKNLNKVIDRNYYPVAEASYSNLKHRPIGIGVQGLADAFLKMKLVFDSAEARKLNKEIFETIYFAAVTASKDLAQKEGVYESYPGSPIAQGIFQFDMWGVTPSSGRWNWDMLRKEVLQYGVRNSLLVAPMPTASTSQILGNNECFEPYTSNIYTRRVLSGEFIIVNKYLLEDLIRLGLWNEQMKEAIMIGNGSIQHIEAIPQYIKNLYRTVWEIPQKSIIDMAADRAPYICQSQSLNLHMQDATMGKLTSMHFYGWKKGLKTGMYYLRTKAAADAIKFTIQKKTLTVQEDRVSPIQEASPDVEIEQECLMCSG
- a CDS encoding ribonucleotide-diphosphate reductase subunit beta codes for the protein MKVNTEMDEPLLQENKNRFVLFPIEYHDIWSFYKQAEASFWTAEEIDLSQDIKDWEELTSDEKHFITHVLAFFAASDGIVNENLVQNFANEVQYTEAKFFYGFQIAIENIHSETYSLLIDTYIKDPKERHRLFNAIETIDWVKKKADWALRWINEGSFAERLIAFAAVEGIFFSGSFCAIFWLKKRGLMPGLTFSNELISRDEGLHCDFACLLYNQHIKYKLPQEQVGKIIADAVAIESEFVADALPVRLIGMNADLMIQYIQFVADRLLLELGCKRIYNVTNPFDFMEMIALQGKTNFFEKRVAEYQKSGVMGSISQDKDKARFTLDEEF
- a CDS encoding ATP-dependent Clp protease proteolytic subunit — encoded protein: MSDHKEFKQFVVKSGYASGLQVDSYVSDIENMTRSVIEERPAHFREVDVFSRLIMDRIIFLGTQVDDAIANIIIAQLLFLESVDSRKDILLYINSPGGSVYSGLGIYDTMQYISPNVSTICTGLAASMGAILLAGGATGQRSALPHARIMIHQPLGGAKGPASDMEITVQQIIEVKKDLHNILVKHTGRDYASVARHSDRDYWMRADQAKEYGIIDSILEKKSKQ
- the clpX gene encoding ATP-dependent Clp protease ATP-binding subunit ClpX; translated protein: MNEKTYCSFCQRNSNVVGIMVSGPDGRICDDCVVQAMEVIQTQKGNAMINEIKPIHLLPPKKIKDYLDEYVVGQEEPKKALSIAVYNHYKRLMQPINKKNDVVIEKSNILLIGETGTGKTYLARTLAQLLEVPFCIVDATVFTEAGYVGEDVESIITRLLHAANYDVSAAERGIIYIDEVDKIACKGDNPSITRDVSGEGVQQSLLKLLEGSIINAPPQGGRKHPDQKLTAVNTENILFICGGAFDGITRTIANRFNLQTIGFSSAARRSSVKHEEKDLHKYVSSADIKAYGLIPELVGRLPIIRGLEPLTQSNLRRILTEPKNALVKQYMKLFEMDKIALTFTDDTLDFIAEQAIVLKLGARGLRSICENIMSEAMYTAPSSENMEKLVIDKDYAVAQLNKSRIGLVHQEKNIEKESTMMAVSQG